In Lates calcarifer isolate ASB-BC8 linkage group LG15, TLL_Latcal_v3, whole genome shotgun sequence, one genomic interval encodes:
- the LOC108885785 gene encoding uncharacterized protein LOC108885785 has protein sequence MYSNKTSMEFIEGSRGIYRPIRVLFDTPIYERALQICWHMPSYKIHIALVAEFLRLQQEKQLSSAVTAEDMTELLMQESKSTLRVQLWEFELEDFDDDEVRPLLKLVWEVNNNMKMRDIEFEARRLLKLPETIPPQFQHPKIISQAHKYAKSLTEQLQEASISNLLGPREVVMEVVPKVLQGFWLPPPNTAFNMPSQQFSKMAVGVTKAVEDRVSTALSSMLLQVSFSRSIRDDVVLSIQETVGQVYTQDVLVKKLNCFAAELLNTISDVAAERICVLFQPQTFTKVPVCMNTDKDHTLPADVVDGGGLPGLEEDTEPEPDSAVTTPPPAPATITAEPPANTAIHNDLNNSLDEAEEQPVPRPEPDSAVVPVPPPIPLIPTDEAPAITAVQEGLTTSQTEPEQQPTPIPEPDSPLVRAPLTPHTEPSVTAEEPTKEPETTLPPAPATTTADTAIHNGLNNSLDEAEEQPVPKLDTDSSPPPAPLTPPPEPPVTAEEPTKEPDSAVVSCPPAPLTPPAEPAPVLHGEDICGLPTRHSAVVSVPPSRLTPPPVTTAKQADMALSQDEAKTQTDVGIQGLFSWFRKTFCSCFLLDNAA, from the exons ATGTACAGCAACAAAACATCTATGGAGTTTATTGAAGGAAGCAGAGGCATCTACAGACCCATCAGG GTGTTGTTTGACACACCTATTTATGAGCGGGCTCTGCAGATCTGCTGGCACATGCCCTCCTACAAGATTCAT ATTGCACTGGTGGCTGAATTTTTGAGGCTTCAGCAGGAAAAACAGCTCTCATCTGCTGTGACTGCTGAAGACATGACTGAGCTTCTGATGCAGGAGAGCAAAAGCACACTGAGAGTGCA ACTCTGGGAGTTTGAACTGGAGGACTTTGATGACGATGAGGTCAGACCTCTTCTCAAGCTG GTGTGGGAAGTGAACAACAACATGAAGATGAGGGACATTGAGTTTGAAGCCAGAAGGCTCCTCAAGTTACCAGAGACCATCCCTCCTCAGTTTCA ACATCCCAAGATCATCAGCCAGGCTCACAAGTACGCCAAGAGCCTGACAGAGCAGCTCCAGGAGGCCTCCATCTCCAACCTGCTGGGCCCACGTGAGGTGGTGATGGAGGTTGTTCCAAAAGTCCTGCAGGGCTTCTGGCTGCCTCCTCCAAACACTGCCTTCAATATGCCCTCCCAGCAGTTCAGCAAAATGGCTGTTGGGGTAACAAAAGCAGTTGAGGACCGTGTGTCCACTGCTCTGTCCTCCATGCTCCTTCAGGTCTCCTTCTCTCGCTCCATCAGAGACGACGTGGTCCTGTCTATCCAGGAAACCGTTGGACAGGTTTACACTCAAGACGTCCTGGTGAAGAAGCTCAACTGCTTTGCAGCTGAACTGCTGAACACCATCAGTGATGTTGCAGCAGAGAGGATCTGTGTGCTGTTTCAGCCTCAGACTTTCACAAAAGTGCCTGTATGTATGAACACTGACAAGGATCACACCCTGCCAGCAGATGTGGTGGATGGTGGAGGTCTACCTGGTCTGGAGGAGGAcactgaaccagaaccagactcTGCTGTCACTactcctccaccagctcctgcGACCATCACTGCTGAACCTCCTGccaacactgccatccacaATGACTTGAACAACAGCCTGGATGAGGCAGAGGAACAGCCAGTGCCCAGGCCAGAACCAGACTCTGCTGTGGTTCCAGTCCCACCACCGATTCCACTGATTCCCACTGATGAAGCTCCTGCCATCACTGCGGTCCAGGAGGGTTTGACAACCAGCCAGACTGAACCAGAACAGCAGCCTACTCCTATCCCAGAACCAGACTCTCCTCTTGTACGTGCTCCTCTGACCCCTCACACTGAACCTTCAGTCACTGCTGAGGAGCCGACCAAAGAACCAGAAACTACTCTTCCACCAGCTCCTGCGACCACCACTGCTGACACTGCCATCCACAATGGCTTGAACAACAGCCTGGATGAAGCAGAGGAACAGCCAGTGCCCAAACTAGACACagactcctctcctccacctgctcctctgaCCCCTCCTCCTGAACCTCCAGTCACTGCTGAGGAGCCGACCAAAGAACCAGACTCGGCTGTGGTGTCATGTCCACCTGCTCCTCTGACCCCTCCTGCTGAACCTGCTCCAGTCCTGCATGGTGAGGATATCTGTGGGCTGCCTACCAGACACTCTGCTGTGGTTTCAGTTCCACCGTCTCGTCTGACCCCACCTCCTGTCACCACTGCAAAGCAGGCTGACATGGCCCTGAGCCAGGATGAGGCCAAAACACAGACTGACGTTGGAATTCAAGGCCTCTTCAGTTGGTTCAGAAAaactttctgcagctgctttctGCTTGACAATGCAGCATAA
- the derl1 gene encoding derlin-1, whose protein sequence is MSDIGDWFRSIPFITRSWFAASLAVPFIGKLGLVDFRHLLLDPELIFHKFHLWRPLTATLYFPITPNTGFLYLVNLYFLYHYSTRLETGAFDGKPADYIFMLLFNWICIVITGLLMNMRLLMIPLIMSVLYVWAQFNKDMVVSFWFGTRFKAHYLPWVILVFNFIIGGSFVNELTGNLVGHLYFFLMFKYPMDLGGRSFLSTPEFLYRYFPNRRGGVSGFGVPPSRRPAAQEPARGGGEGRHNWGQGFRLGGE, encoded by the exons ATGTCAGATATCGGGGACTGGTTCAGAAGCATCCCTTTCATCACCCGGTCCTGGTTTGCTGCCTCGCTTGCTGTTCCCTTTATTGGGAAACTAGGATTGGTTGATTTCAGGCACCTCCTGCTGGATCCAGAGTTGATCTTTCACAAATTTCAT ctctggAGACCGTTGACAGCCACCCTGTATTTCCCAATAACCCCTAATACTGGGTTTCTGTACCTGGTCAACCTGTATTTCCTATACCATTACTCCACTCGGCTAGAGACAG GGGCGTTTGATGGCAAACCTGCAGACTATATCTTCATGCTCCTCTTCAACTGGATCTGCATTGTT ATAACTGGGCTGCTGATGAACATGCGG ctgctgatgatCCCACTGATCATGTCAGTGTTGTACGTCTGGGCTCAGTTCAACAAAGACATGGTTGTGTCCTTCTGGTTCGGAACACGATTCAAG GCACATTATCTACCATGGGTCATCCTGGTTTTCAACTTCATCATTGGAGGCTC TTTTGTGAATGAACTGACAGGGAACCTGGTGGGTCACCTCTACTTCTTCCTCATGTTCAAATACCCCATGGACCTGGGTGGACGCTCCTTCCTCTCCACACCAGAGTTCTT aTATCGGTATTTCCCCAACAGAAGGGGTGGAGTATCAGGCTTTGGAGTCCCTCCCAGCAGGAGACCAGCTGCCCAGGAACCGGCGAGAGGAGGCGGGGAGGGACGTCACAACTGGGGCCAAGGCTTCCGCCTGGGGGGGGAATGA
- the zhx2a gene encoding zinc fingers and homeoboxes protein 2a, translating to MSSRRKASTPCMIRPEQTMVELDDEESHNMETSTENHTEEGPMETDLSTEAESSMDLDLMGKASDPPTAPDKPATEPPDLAKPQRRQQGGYECKYCPFSTQNLNTFKEHVDANHPNVILNPLYLCAVCNFNTKKFDTLTEHNERCHPGESNFKFKRIKMNNQTILEQTIEGCSNNAVIYNTSSAISGKGDELGTLPLSKPTTVKIGKPKIMSSDNKRTESQLGKLAPDLAKKPITAVNVNGTVIIPESTLLKADSLSHIMPSLQRPLNYTQVPKIAVPLNTTKYNPSLDDNLTLISSFNKFPYPTQAELSWLTAASKHPEEQIKVWFTTQRLKQGISWSPEEVEEARKKMFNGTISSVPQTFTVVAPQLNSQSSANATAATTASKSMQPAASVLQSLPCQLLGQSSLVLTPVANGSTVTCAPLALTVANQVAQSLKRPLASPVIATESKRPSIIQTISAPMATSKLASPKVLSFTVDPNKTGEQLSVLRSSYTQCPFPEEDEIYRLIETTGLSRGEIKKWFSEQRLLNLKGVPPPPVLVKAEVTLAPKDGPVKKAVPSQFPLLERVKGKTSEQLKALEESFQRSSSPTEAELDQLAQETRLSKTEVDCWFSERRALRDNMEKTLLTMASKNTEDRPDRPGALLNGASHREQDGKPLRSSPHPPVLSSSSSSSSPPVLAASSPHPPTLSSSASPPILTSSSSSSPHPPILSASTSPAPITSHSLTLLREMFCRTQWPSPEEYSQLEVQTSLGRTDIVRWFKDHRSALKNGETLDWMEGFQNQTLAEQQKAGQEQSSQSSEKKQSVSLEVKAVKVEEAGENTSATEHSRPSEQDKVQWLSDRLAHSVTDLSRTRPDQTSSSNADKGRWVKVTVAVGDETEGGVEKQRLATDPDVLTMEQPGRVTG from the exons ATGTCCAGTCGAAGGAAGGCTTCCACTCCCTGTATGATCCGACCAGAGCAAACCATGGTGGAGCTGGATGATGAGGAATCGCACAACATGGAG ACATCAACAGAGAACCATACTGAGGAGGGGCCTATGGAAACAGATCTCTCAACAGAAGCAGAGTCATCCATGGACCTGGATCTAATGGGAAAGGCCTCAGACCCTCCCACAGCTCCAGACAAACCTGCAACAGAGCCACCGGACCTTGCTAAGCCTCAGCGTAGGCAGCAGGGGGGCTACGAGTGCAAATACTGCCCCTTCTCCACGCAGAACCTCAACACTTTTAAAGAACATGTAGACGCCAACCACCCAAACGTCATCCTAAATCCCCTGTATCTGTGTGCCGTCTGCAACTTCAACACAAAAAAGTTTGACACCCTGACAGAACACAATGAGAGGTGTCACCCAGGGGAGAGCAACTTTAAATTCAAACGTATAAAAATGAACAATCAGACAATCTTAGAGCAGACAATAGAGGGGTGCAGTAACAATGCAGTCATTTACAACACTTCCAGTGCCATTTCTGGCAAAGGGGACGAACTAGGCACTCTGCCACTCAGCAAACCCACCACAGTCAAGATTGGTAAACCAAAAATAATGTCATCAGATAATAAACGGACAGAGTCTCAGTTGGGTAAGCTGGCCCCCGATTTGGCCAAGAagccaatcacagctgtcaatGTTAACGGGACAGTCATCATTCCTGAGTCGACTCTCCTCAAAGCAGACAGCCTTTCTCACATCATGCCTTCCCTACAGCGGCCTCTAAACTATACCCAG GTGCCGAAGATCGCAGTGCCCCTCAACACAACCAAATACAACCCCTCGCTGGACGACAACCTGACACTCATCTCTTCCTTCAACAAGTTCCCCTATCCAACACAGGCTGAGCTCTCCTGGCTCACTGCAGCCTCAAAACATCCAGAGGAGCAAATCAAAGTCTGGTTCACCACACAGAGGCTCAAACAGGGTATTAGCTGGTCACCAGAGGAG GTGGAAGAAGCCAGGAAGAAAATGTTCAACGGTACAATCTCCTCTGTGCCTCAGACATTCACAGTGGTTGCTCCTCAGCTCAACTCCCAATCATCTGCCAACGCAACTGCTGCAACTACAGCCTCCAAATCCATGCAGCCAGCAGCCTCTGTCCTGCAGTCCCTCCCCTGTCAGCTGCTGGGACAGAGCAGCCTGGTGCTAACTCCTGTAGCCAACGGCTCTACTGTCACTTGTGCACCGCTGGCACTCACAGTGGCTAACCAG GTGGCGCAGTCACTCAAACGACCCCTGGCCTCTCCTGTGATCGCCACAGAGAGTAAACGACCCTCCATCATTCAAACCATCTCGGCGCCCATGGCCACATCCAAGCTGGCATCACCCAAAGTGCTGAGTTTTACAGTCGACCCCAATAAAACAGGCGAGCAGCTATCAGTACTGAGGTCCAGCTACACACAGTGTCCGTTCCCTGAGGAAGATGAG ATCTACAGGCTGATAGAGACCACCGGGCTGTCCAGAGGAGAGATAAAGAAGTGGTTCAGTGAACAAAGGCTCCTTAATCTCAAAG GTGTTCCTCCACCACCAGTGCTGGTGAAAGCAGAGGTGACGCTAGCACCTAAAGACGGTCCTGTGAAGAAAGCGGTCCCCAGCCAGTTTCCTCTGCTGGAGAGGGTAAAGGGAAAGACATCAGAGCAGCTGAAGGCACTGGAGGAGAGTTTCCAGAGAAGCAGCTCTCCAACGGAGGCAGAGCTAG ACCAGCTGGCCCAGGAGACCAGGCTGTCCAAGACAGAGGTGGACTGCTGGTTTTCAGAGCGCAGAGCACTGAGGGACAACATGGAGAAGACTCTACTCACCATGGCctcaaaaaacacagaggacagaccAGACCGGCCCGGAGCGTTGCTGAACGGGGCCTCTCATCGAGAGCAGGATGGGAAACCTCTCCGCTCTTCCCCTCACCcacctgtcctctcctcttcctcctcctcctcttctcctcctgtgcTCGCAGCCTCCTCCCCTCACCCACcaaccctctcctcctctgcatctcCTCCCATCCTcacttcatcctcctcctcctctccccatcCTCCCATCCTGTCGGCCTCCACAAGCCCAGCTCCCATCACCAGCCATTCCCTCACCCTGCTCAGAGAG ATGTTCTGTCGGACCCAGTGGCCATCTCCTGAGGAGTACAGCCAGCTGGAGGTCCAAACGAGCTTGGGACGCACCGACATTGTCCGCTGGTTCAAGGACCACCGCTCGGCGCTGAAGAACGGTGAAACTCTGGACTGGATGGAAGGTTTCCAAAACCAAACCCTTGCTGAGCAGCAGAAAGCAGGCCAGGAACAGAGCAGCCAGAGTTCTGAGAAAAAACAGAGCGTTTCCTTGGAAGTCAAGGCTGTAAAAG TGGAGGAGGCTGGTGAGAACACATCAGCTACAGAGCACTCCAGACCGTCAGAGCAAGACAAAGTCCAGTGGTTGAGTGACAGACTAGCCCACAGTGTGACGGACCTGAGCcggaccagaccagaccagactaGCTCTAGCAATGCTGACAAAGGGAG GTGGGTAAAGGTGACTGTGGCAGTGGGGGACGAGACTGAAGGAGGAGTGGAAAAACAGAGGCTGGCAACAGACCCCGATGTTTTGACCATGGAGCAACCAGGGAGGGTCACTGGTTGA